The sequence ATTTCATTTTATTACTTAATTTTTTTATATTTATGGCAAAACTTAATAATTTCATCTCTGCAACGATTTTTTCCATACTCCTATGTCTAAATCTTAAATATCTCATTCCTGATTTTATATATGAAAATATTCCTTCAGCTTGAATTGAACGATTAAGTCTTT comes from Clostridiisalibacter paucivorans DSM 22131 and encodes:
- a CDS encoding transposase, with product RLNRSIQAEGIFSYIKSGMRYLRFRHRSMEKIVAEMKLLSFAINIKKLSNKMKSNKLGFVKYKEAI